Proteins encoded together in one Chitinophaga sp. LS1 window:
- a CDS encoding EVE domain-containing protein: MNYWLVKSEPFKYSWEQFEKDGKTFWDGVRNYQARNNMKAMKKGDQVLFYHSNEGLAVVGIAKVAKESYQDPTTPDPNWVVVDLQPVKPFKEHVTLAQMKAEKRLADFQLIRQGRLSVCAVTEDEYNTILELGGMKK, translated from the coding sequence ATGAATTATTGGTTAGTTAAATCGGAACCGTTTAAATATTCCTGGGAGCAGTTTGAAAAAGATGGAAAGACGTTTTGGGATGGAGTGAGAAACTACCAGGCCAGGAATAATATGAAGGCGATGAAGAAGGGTGACCAGGTGTTGTTCTATCATAGCAATGAGGGACTGGCGGTAGTAGGGATTGCAAAAGTGGCGAAGGAGTCTTATCAGGATCCGACTACACCTGATCCTAATTGGGTGGTGGTAGATCTGCAACCGGTGAAGCCTTTTAAAGAGCATGTGACACTGGCGCAAATGAAGGCGGAGAAGAGATTGGCGGATTTTCAGCTGATCAGACAGGGAAGGCTTTCAGTATGTGCCGTGACGGAAGATGAATACAATACGATCCTCGAATTGGGAGGGATGAAGAAATAG